Proteins from one Impatiens glandulifera chromosome 2, dImpGla2.1, whole genome shotgun sequence genomic window:
- the LOC124924879 gene encoding probable prolyl 4-hydroxylase 7: MDSHLSDLLLIILSFSAALNLNESSASPVDPTRVTQISWHPRAFIYKGFLSEEECDHFIHLAKGKLEKSVVTDFEYGNVLSKTRTSSGMFLQPAQDKIVADIETRISSWTFLPEENGEPIQVVHYEIGEKYESHYDNFVEEANLGGINNSRIATVLMYLSNVDKGGETVFPFSEKKDIVQSKDDNSYSECASRGYAVKPRKGDALLFFSLNINLTRDLLSLHCSCPVIEGEKWAATKWIGVGPYKNKPPPEEAII; this comes from the exons ATGGATTCTCATCTGTCTGATCTGCTCCTTATAATTCTATCTTTTTCTGCAGCACTCAATCT AAATGAATCATCGGCCTCACCAGTTGACCCGACCCGAGTCACTCAAATTTCTTGGCATCCCAG GGCATTTATATACAAAGGATTCCTTAGTGAAGAGGAATGTGATCATTTCATTCATCTT gCAAAGGGTAAGCTGGAGAAGTCAGTGGTGACTGACTTTGAATATGGAAATGTGTTGAGTAAAACAAGAACAAGCTCTGGAATGTTTCTTCAACCGGCCCAG gaCAAAATAGTTGCAGACATAGAGACAAGGATTTCTTCTTGGACATTTCTTCCAGAAG AAAATGGGGAGCCCATTCAAGTGGTGCACTACGAAATTGGTGAGAAATATGAATCCCATTACGATAATTTTGTTGAAGAAGCCAATCTCGGAGGCATCAACAATAGTCGAATCGCCACAGTATTGATGTACTTGTCTAACGTAGATAAGGGCGGCGAAACTGTTTTCCCCTTCTCAGAG AAGAAGGATATTGTCCAATCTAAGGATGATAACAGCTATTCTGAATGTGCTAGTCGTGGCTATGCAG TGAAACCTCGGAAGGGAGACGCGTTGTTATTCTTTAGCCTTAACATAAACTTGACAAGAGATTTACTTAGCCTTCATTGTAGCTGTCCAGTGATTGAGGGTGAGAAATGGGCTGCCACCAAATGGATTGGTGTTGGACCATATAAGAACAAGCCCCCGCCAGAAGAAGCCATTATATAG
- the LOC124927185 gene encoding cytochrome c: MASFNEAPPGDTKSGEKIFKMKCAQCHTVEKGAGHKQGPNLNGLFGRQSGTTAGYSYSAANKNMAVAWGENTLYDYLLNPKKYIPGTKMVFPGLKKPQERSDLIAYLKEATA, encoded by the exons ATGGCGTCATTCAACGAGGCTCCTCCCGGAGACACCAAATCGGGAGAAAAGATCTTCAAGATGAAGTGCGCTCAATGTCACACCGTCGAAAAAGGCGCCGGTCATAAACAAG GCCCAAATCTGAATGGTCTATTTGGAAGGCAGTCAGGAACAACTGCAGGTTATTCATACTCTGCTGCTAACAAGAATATGGCTGTTGCCTGGGGAGAGAATACACTCTATGATTACTTGCTCAACCCCAAGAAG TATATTCCTGGGACAAAGATGGTTTTCCCCGGGTTAAAGAAGCCCCAAGAGCGATCTGATCTCATAGCTTATCTGAAGGAAGCAACTGCCTGA
- the LOC124927733 gene encoding alcohol dehydrogenase-like 3, whose translation MEVRIRILFTSICHTDLSAWMGENEAQRAYPRIFGHEASGIVESVGEGVTDLQEGDHVVPIFNGECGDCVYCNRTDTNLCEKYRVNPFKSVMQADGKSRFSTKVDGKPIFHFLNTSTFSEYSVIDSACVVKIPSNAPLKEMALISCGVSTGVGAVWNTADIFEGDKVAIFGLGAIGLAVVQGAQIRGASKIIGVDINNEKSIKGKIFGITDFINPNELEGVSVDEKIREMTGGGVDFSFECAGNLNAMRQAFLSSHDGWGLTVILGIHPSPKMLPLHPMELFDGRRIVGSVFGDFKGKSQLPLLADHCMQGEVKLEEFITHELPFSQINEAFQLLKDGKSLRCILHL comes from the exons ATGGAGGTCCGAATTAGAATACTCTTCACATCCATTTGTCATACTGATCTTAGTGCCTGGATGGGCGAG aaTGAAGCTCAACGTGCTTATCCTCGTATCTTCGGTCATGAAGCATCTGg AATAGTTGAGAGTGTTGGagaaggggtaaccgatttaCAAGAAGGGGATCATGTAGTTCCCATATTTAACGGCGAATGTGGAGATTGCGTTTATTGTAATCGTACAGACACAAACTTATGCGAGAAATACAGAGTAAACCCTTTCAAGAGTGTAATGCAAGCAGATGGGAAGTCTCGGTTTTCGACAAAAGTAGATGGGAAACCCATATTCCATTTCCTTAACACTTCGACTTTTAGCGAGTATAGTGTAATTGATTCGGCATGTGTTGTCAAAATTCCCTCCAATGCCCCCCTCAAGGAAATGGCTTTGATCAGTTGTGGCGTTTCCAcag GAGTTGGGGCCGTGTGGAACACAGCTGACATCTTTGAAGGTGATAAGGTTGCTATTTTTGGATTGGGCGCTATCGGTTTAGCT gttGTTCAAGGAGCTCAAATCAGAGGAGCATCTAAGATTATAGGAGTTGATATAAATAACGAAAAATCCATCAAAG GTAAAATATTTGGGATTACTGATTTTATCAACCCAAATGAGTTGGAAGGAGTATCCGTGGATGAG aaaataagagaaatgaCGGGAGGTGGGGTTGATTTCAGCTTTGAGTGTGCCGGTAACTTGAATGCCATGCGACAAGCTTTCCTTTCCAGTCACGAT GGTTGGGGATTAACTGTGATTTTGGGAATTCATCCTTCGCCAAAAATGCTGCCTCTCCATCCGATGGAATTGTTTGATGGTAGACGGATCGTGGGATCTGTCTTTGGGGATtttaaagggaaatctcaactCCCTCTTCTAGCTGACCATTGCATGCAAGGG GAGGTGAAATTGGAAGAATTCATAACTCACGAGCTTCCTTTCAGTCAGATTAATGAAGCTTTTCAGTTGTTGAAGGATGGCAAGTCCTTGAGGTGTATTCTTCATctttaa
- the LOC124927670 gene encoding transcription factor bHLH155-like isoform X2: MDGPMLFFGALIIRIPLYNEDQMYSLIDNMLLQVHILGTGMVGQAVSSMEHRWIFSNQNVPQDDNDIHCQFSYGIKTIALIPLDMKGIVQFGSTQMICETTEFVNQAKQLLWLIDGFDPLENIVSPSSSHDFDEVFASLMACTDFQFEDPCGSDDLPELFDLVPNDLQLTYSSHQENTLPLDENHPFGFISSSNDPFPETGINNLINAPINNQEFSEQRSIMDSFCSLPNGGFSNDIFDGLELSFPEQNKGLLSDTVMPMNVENCLDFLSNERIDSMLSNEEKEFFSFGISSCNTTMDVGSSGSYPKKSKEECSRNVNKIGKPGPRPKPKDRIQIRERIAELRKLVPNGGKISIDSLLSQTVKHMLFLEGVTKYAETLRLVQEQRDIGVFSCEGQSTTERVYVKVINPPGQILIEMHLDETDFFADIVEMIHGFGLIILKGNMETRGNKLWACFIVEAEATRHVTKQHLYVSLHRFLDQKASGNCMNVAGQYIYNVSMKGILL; encoded by the exons ATGGATGGTCCTATGCTGTTCTTTGGTGCTCTGATAATCAGAATCCCAC TCTATAATGAAGATCAAATGTATAGTCTGATTGATAATATGCTCCTGCAAGTTCATATTCTTGGAACTgg AATGGTTGGCCAAGCTGTTTCATCAATGGAGCATAGATGGATTTTCTCAAACCAGAATGTTCCTCAG GATGATAATGATATTCATTGCCAATTTTCATATGGAATAAAG ACCATTGCTCTAATCCCTTTGGATATGAAAGGAATTGTGCAATTTGGGTCTACCCAGATG ATTTGTGAAACAACAGAGTTTGTTAACCAAGCGAAACAACTTCTATGGTTGATTGATGGATTTGATCCCTTAGAAAATATAGTTTCCCCATCTTCAAGCCATGATTTTGACGAGGTGTTTGCTTCACTAATGGCGTGTACAGATTTTCAATTTGAGGATCCCTGTGGCTCAGACGATCTTCCTGAACTATTTGATCTCGTACCAAATGATCTTCAATTGACATATTCATCTCATCAGGAAAACACATTGCCATTAGATGAAAATCACCCATTTGGttttatttcttcatctaaTGATCCTTTCCCAGAAACAGGCATTAACAATCTTATAAATGCTCCTATAAACAATCAAGAGTTTTCTGAACAAAGATCCATCATGGACTCATTTTGTTCGCTTCCAAATGGGGGATTTTCAAACGATATTTTCGATGGACTGGAACTCAGTTTTCCTGAACAGAACAAAGGTCTTCTGTCTGACACAGTGATGCCAATGAACGTGGAGAATTGCTTGGATTTCTTATCAAATGAAAGAATAGATTCTATGTTAAGTAATGAAGAGAAGGAGTTCTTTTCTTTTGGAATCTCTAGTTGCAACACAACAATGGACGTGGGTAGTTCAGGTTCTTACCCCAAGAAGTCCAAAGAAGAATGTTCtagaaatgttaataaaattggCAAACCAGGCCCTCGGCCAAAGCCCAAGGACCGTATCCAAATCCGCGAAAGGATTGCAGAGTTAAGGAAACTTGTTCCAAACGGAGGAAAG ATCAGCATTGATTCATTGTTGTCTCAAACTGTCAAACACATGCTGTTCTTAGAAGGTGTGACCAAGTATGCAGAAACTTTGAGATTAGTCCAAGAACAAAGG GACATCGGAGTGTTCTCCTGCGAAGGGCAGTCCACGACGGAGCGAGTTTATGTAAAAGTCATTAATCCCCCTGGACAGATACTGATAGAA ATGCATTTGGATGAAACTGATTTTTTTGCTGACATAGTAGAGATGATTCATGGCTTCGGCTTGATAATCTTGAAGGGAAATATGGAAACACGAGGAAATAAACTGTGGGCATGCTTCATTGTCGAGGCTGAG GCAACCAGACATGTAACGAAGCAGCATTTATACGTGTCCCTTCATCGCTTTCTCGATCAGAAAGCCTCGGGTAATTGTATGAATGTAGCTGGTCAGTACATTTACAATGTCTCGATGAAAGGGATACTTCTATGA
- the LOC124926617 gene encoding uncharacterized protein LOC124926617, giving the protein MPLKNIVADSLGVLTICLVGLLVLLGLFCIIYSFYFHRQIHNQGYIELGYFSGPWIVRITFILFVIWWGFGEIVRLNFLRGEGRILNSVDIKWQEDVCKGYIISNLGLAEPCLFLTLAFLLRASLQKRSADLGSLSRKWNGKTAGLVVLYCFPLFVLQLTVVLIGMKKLKDRVILPPQYTLANINRRGNNDTIVALCTYPLLSIVLMGVFGVILTAYFVWTGRRIVKRVINKGLRKRVYTLIVSISSLFPLRILFLGLSVAVSKPEEPLFEALSFLGFLSLVVCAVVNMLLLVYYPIADSLALRKRSGGGMQEEDIESLIANQRTRPEDGELGRRICNSKNSYSNSSSSSSAVYVKELEEDESISFCAREEEGEEEVGCAFVELSLFCPSGHASPLGSPQLIGWPILPSTAITPIHGS; this is encoded by the coding sequence ATGCCCCTGAAAAATATTGTTGCTGATTCACTGGGCGTGTTGACAATCTGCCTTGTAGGTCTTCTGGTCCTTCTCGGCTTGTTCTGCATAATCTATTCATTCTATTTCCACAGGCAAATTCATAACCAAGGTTATATTGAGCTAGGTTACTTTAGCGGCCCTTGGATTGTCCGAATCACCTTTATCCTATTCGTTATCTGGTGGGGCTTTGGTGAGATTGTTCGGCTGAATTTTCTAAGAGGGGAAGGTAGAATATTGAATTCTGTCGACATAAAATGGCAAGAAGACGTTTGCAAAGGTTATATAATTTCGAATCTGGGACTAGCAGAACCTTGTCTGTTCCTGACACTTGCATTTCTTCTACGAGCATCGTTGCAGAAGAGATCTGCAGATTTGGGAAGTTTGAGCCGAAAATGGAATGGGAAGACCGCAGGCTTGGTTGTTTTATACTGCTTTCCACTCTTTGTTCTTCAGCTGACAGTTGTATTGATTGGAATGAAGAAGTTAAAAGACAGGGTAATTTTACCCCCTCAGTACACCCTTGCCAATATAAATAGGCGAGGGAATAACGATACAATTGTTGCCCTCTGCACTTACCCTTTGCTGAGTATCGTTTTAATGGGAGTATTCGGCGTGATACTGACGGCGTACTTTGTGTGGACGGGAAGGAGAATTGTGAAACGGGTGATAAATAAGGGACTGAGGAAGAGAGTTTACACGTTGATAGTGTCGATTTCGAGTTTGTTTCCGTTGAGGATATTGTTTCTGGGTCTGTCTGTTGCTGTTTCGAAACCGGAAGAGCCTTTGTTTGAAGCATTATCTTTCTTGGGTTTTCTGTCTCTTGTTGTCTGTGCTGTGGTGAATATGTTGTTGCTGGTTTATTACCCAATTGCAGATTCTTTAGCATTGAGGAAGAGGAGTGGAGGGGGTATGCAGGAGGAGGATATAGAATCGCTAATTGCTAACCAAAGGACGAGACCCGAGGATGGAGAACTTGGAAGGAGGATCTGTAATAGTAAGAATAGTTATAGTAATAGTAGTAGTAGCTCATCAGCAGTATATGTAAAGGAATTGGAAGAAGATGAATCAATTTCATTTTGTGCAAGAgaggaagaaggagaagaagaagttggATGTGCATTTGTGGAATTGAGTCTTTTCTGTCCAAGTGGACATGCAAGCCCACTTGGGTCTCCTCAACTTATAGGTTGGCCAATTCTTCCTTCTACTGCTATTACACCAATTCATGGATCATAA
- the LOC124927670 gene encoding transcription factor bHLH155-like isoform X1: MNVENGDSAALQDLLKTLCQYNGWSYAVLWCSDNQNPTMLTMRTVYNEDQMYSLIDNMLLQVHILGTGMVGQAVSSMEHRWIFSNQNVPQDDNDIHCQFSYGIKTIALIPLDMKGIVQFGSTQMICETTEFVNQAKQLLWLIDGFDPLENIVSPSSSHDFDEVFASLMACTDFQFEDPCGSDDLPELFDLVPNDLQLTYSSHQENTLPLDENHPFGFISSSNDPFPETGINNLINAPINNQEFSEQRSIMDSFCSLPNGGFSNDIFDGLELSFPEQNKGLLSDTVMPMNVENCLDFLSNERIDSMLSNEEKEFFSFGISSCNTTMDVGSSGSYPKKSKEECSRNVNKIGKPGPRPKPKDRIQIRERIAELRKLVPNGGKISIDSLLSQTVKHMLFLEGVTKYAETLRLVQEQRDIGVFSCEGQSTTERVYVKVINPPGQILIEMHLDETDFFADIVEMIHGFGLIILKGNMETRGNKLWACFIVEAEATRHVTKQHLYVSLHRFLDQKASGNCMNVAGQYIYNVSMKGILL, translated from the exons ATGAATGTGGAAAATGGTGATTCAGCAGCTCTACAGGATTTGCTCAAAACTCTTTGTCAGTACAATGGATGGTCCTATGCTGTTCTTTGGTGCTCTGATAATCAGAATCCCAC AATGCTAACAATGAGAACAGTCTATAATGAAGATCAAATGTATAGTCTGATTGATAATATGCTCCTGCAAGTTCATATTCTTGGAACTgg AATGGTTGGCCAAGCTGTTTCATCAATGGAGCATAGATGGATTTTCTCAAACCAGAATGTTCCTCAG GATGATAATGATATTCATTGCCAATTTTCATATGGAATAAAG ACCATTGCTCTAATCCCTTTGGATATGAAAGGAATTGTGCAATTTGGGTCTACCCAGATG ATTTGTGAAACAACAGAGTTTGTTAACCAAGCGAAACAACTTCTATGGTTGATTGATGGATTTGATCCCTTAGAAAATATAGTTTCCCCATCTTCAAGCCATGATTTTGACGAGGTGTTTGCTTCACTAATGGCGTGTACAGATTTTCAATTTGAGGATCCCTGTGGCTCAGACGATCTTCCTGAACTATTTGATCTCGTACCAAATGATCTTCAATTGACATATTCATCTCATCAGGAAAACACATTGCCATTAGATGAAAATCACCCATTTGGttttatttcttcatctaaTGATCCTTTCCCAGAAACAGGCATTAACAATCTTATAAATGCTCCTATAAACAATCAAGAGTTTTCTGAACAAAGATCCATCATGGACTCATTTTGTTCGCTTCCAAATGGGGGATTTTCAAACGATATTTTCGATGGACTGGAACTCAGTTTTCCTGAACAGAACAAAGGTCTTCTGTCTGACACAGTGATGCCAATGAACGTGGAGAATTGCTTGGATTTCTTATCAAATGAAAGAATAGATTCTATGTTAAGTAATGAAGAGAAGGAGTTCTTTTCTTTTGGAATCTCTAGTTGCAACACAACAATGGACGTGGGTAGTTCAGGTTCTTACCCCAAGAAGTCCAAAGAAGAATGTTCtagaaatgttaataaaattggCAAACCAGGCCCTCGGCCAAAGCCCAAGGACCGTATCCAAATCCGCGAAAGGATTGCAGAGTTAAGGAAACTTGTTCCAAACGGAGGAAAG ATCAGCATTGATTCATTGTTGTCTCAAACTGTCAAACACATGCTGTTCTTAGAAGGTGTGACCAAGTATGCAGAAACTTTGAGATTAGTCCAAGAACAAAGG GACATCGGAGTGTTCTCCTGCGAAGGGCAGTCCACGACGGAGCGAGTTTATGTAAAAGTCATTAATCCCCCTGGACAGATACTGATAGAA ATGCATTTGGATGAAACTGATTTTTTTGCTGACATAGTAGAGATGATTCATGGCTTCGGCTTGATAATCTTGAAGGGAAATATGGAAACACGAGGAAATAAACTGTGGGCATGCTTCATTGTCGAGGCTGAG GCAACCAGACATGTAACGAAGCAGCATTTATACGTGTCCCTTCATCGCTTTCTCGATCAGAAAGCCTCGGGTAATTGTATGAATGTAGCTGGTCAGTACATTTACAATGTCTCGATGAAAGGGATACTTCTATGA